TGGCGGCAGTCGCCACGAACAAAGGTGTGCTCATCCATCCGCGGAGCAGCGACACTGAGGTCGCCCGTCTTGTTGAATGTGCCGAAGGCCTCCAGATCGGGGCCGGGACCGTCAACATGGGCGGCGGCCTTGTGGGGACCGGCGTCCTTGCAAACAGCAAGGGGTATATTGCCGGGCTTGAGACCACCGGTTTTGAGCTTGGAAGAATAGAGGAAGTTTTTGGCTTTCTGGAGTGATGTATAATGGCTATGCAGAGTTATGAAATCACAGGTGCCTGCCTGATCGGCGACTCCTGGCAGCCCTTCACGAAGGTGGTCTCGGCCCCGAACGAGGATGTTGCCCGGGAACACGTCTTCACTGATATTGGCAGCAAACACCGCCTGAAGAGAAATTATATCTCAATCAAGGGCGTTACGGTAGTAGGTGAGTAAAAATATGGATGAGGCCGACCCGCGGGAGCTGCAGTCGCTCCAGTATTATCTGAACGAGTACGGACAGCAGGCAGAGGTCTTTGCCCGCCAGCTGGAGATGCTGGAGCAGCAGAGACTTGAATCCCTCGCAGCGGTCGAGACCCTCCAGTCCCTGGGCGGTGCGGAGGACGGAACGGTTCTTCTCCCCCTCGGCGGCGGTGTCAGTGTCAGGGTGCAGGTGCCTGACCCGGACCAGGTGCTCGTTGCCATCGGGGCAGGGGTGACGGTCGGACGGAGTTCCGCCGGGGCCGTATCCTATCTCGAAGACCGGGCTCGCGAGCTCGAAGCCTCTGAAAAGAAACTTTCCGAGACAATCGAGAAGATCCGGGCACAGATGAACGAAATCGCAGCCCGGCTCGACGCCGCCTACCGCCAGCAGCAAACGGCTCCGGGCAGGTAATCCCCATGTTTGAGGGCCTCAAGAACAAATTACAGGGCATCAGGGAGAAGTTCGGGAAGTCCATCGGGGATGCGGCCGGCCCTGATGTGCGCGAAGAGGAAAGGCCGGTAACAATCCCTGCGCCGCAGCCCGAAACCGTATCAAAGCCTGTTTTGCCGGAGGCCAGGAAGGCCCCGGTCGAGCCTGAAAAGGCCGTCCCCGTACCGGTCAAAATCGTCCCGGTCGAACCGAAGAAGCCTGAAGGGCTGGCCTCCCGTTTCAAGTCACTGGTGATCGAGCGCGAACTCATCGTTTCTGAGAAGGACATCGAGGAACCCCTGACCGACCTTGAAATGGTCCTCCTGGAGAACGATGTCGCCCTGGAGGTCTCGGACGCGATCCTCGCCTATATGCGTGAGGACCTCGTCGGGAAGCACCGAAAGATCGGTACCCCTGTGGACGAGATCGTCAGTACGGCTCTTCGCGGGGCGCTCCTCAGGGTGCTCGGGGACGGTTTCGACCTCCCTGCTTACATCGACAGCCACGAGAAGCCGGTGAAGATCCTGGTGACCGGCGTGAACGGCACCGGCAAGACGACGTCGATCGCGAAGATGGCCCATTACCTGATGGAGAACGGTTACTCAGTCGTCCTTGGCGCTGGCGACACCTTCCGGGCCGGTGCGATCGAGCAGATCGCGGAGCACGGTCGGAGGCTGAATGTCAAGGTGATCCACCACCAGGAAGGATCCGACCCTGCGGCCGTCCTCTTCGACACGGTGGACTACGCAAAGGCCCACGGGATCGATGTCGTGCTCGGCGACACGGCCGGCCGGTTCCACAACAGGAAGAACCTGATGAACCAGCTCGACAAGATCCGCCGGGTGGTGAAGCCCGACCTCGTCGTGTACGTCGACGAGGCTGTGGCCGGGAACGACGCCGTGGTCAGGGCGAAGGACTTCAACTACCTCGTCGGGACCGATGCCGTGATGCTCACGAAGGCCGACATGGACCCGCGGGGCGGGGCGGCCATCTCGATCGCCCAGACGATCGGGAAACCGATCCTCTTCCTGGGTACCGGTCAGGCCTACGGCGACATCGTGCCCTTCAGGCCCGAGGCCGTCGTAGACGAACTCCTTGGAGTGGAAAAATAATGTTAGACTCGCTCAGTTCATCCCTGAAAGACGCGTTGAAGAAGATTGCAGGCAAGACTGTCGTCGACCGCGCGGCGGTGGAGGAGCTGGTGCGGAGTCTCCAGCGCGCCCTGCTGCAGGCAGACGTGAATGTCAAGCTCGTGATGCAACTCTCCCAGTCGATCAAGACGCGGGCACTCGATGAAGAGCCGCCGAAAGGGATGAACGTGCGCGAGCATGTCCTGAGGATCGTTTACCAGGAACTGGTCAGCCTGATGGGCGGGGCCGGGAAGGTGGACCTCGCGCCGCAGACGATCCTGATGGCCGGTTTGCAGGGGAGCGGCAAGACTACAACGACCGCGAAACTCGCCCGCTATTTCCAGAGGAAGGGTCTCAAGGTCGGGCTGGTCTGCGCCGACACCTTCAGGCCGGGCGCCTACAGCCAGCTCGCCACCCTTGCCGGGAAGATCAATGTCCCGATCTTCGGGGATCCGGACGAGACCGATGCCCTGAAGATCGTCCGCGAGGGGATAAAGCACTTTGCCGGGGCCGAGGTCGTGATCATCGACACCCAGGGGCGCCACGCCCTTGAGGACGACCTGATCGAGGAGATCGTCAATATCAACGAGATCGCACGGCCCGAACACCGCTGGCTTGTCATCGACGCTGCTCTCGGCCAGCAGGCGTCCGAACAGGCGCGCCGTTTCAACGAGGCTATCGGGATCGACGGCGTACTGATCACGAAGATGGACGGCACGGCCAAGGGCGGCGGCGCCCTCTCCGCGGTCTCGGAGACAAAGAGCGGGATCGTGTTCATCGGCGCTGGCGAGACGATCGACGACCTCGAACGCTTCGAACCCGACGGTTTCATCTCCCGTCTCCTTGGCATGGGCGACCTGAAGGCCCTGGCCGAGAAAGCCGAGGAGGTGATGGCCGACGAGGAGATGGACGTCAACGCCATGTTGCGGGGCAAGTTCACCCTGCGGGACATGTACAAGCAGCTTGAGGCGGTGAACAAGATGGGGCCCCTCAAGCAGGTGATGTCCATGCTCCCTCTCGGTGGCCTCCAGATCCCCGACGATGCCTATGACGTCACCTCGACCAAGATGGACCGGTACAAGGTAATCATGGACTCGATGACGAATGTCGAGCTCGAAGATCCCCAGGTCATCTCGGGGTCGCATGTCCAGCGGATCTCCCGCGGCGCCGGCGTCTCTCCCGATGACGTGCGTGAACTCCTGAAATATTACCGGACCATGCAGAAGGCGCTGAAGGGGATGCGGGGGAGCAAGTTCTCCATGCAGCGCATGATGAAGCGCTTCGGGAAGATGCAGTAGATGAGACGTTTTGTGGTGGTCGGTCATCTTGCGTGCACCGACCCGGACTTTTCTTTCAATGATCTGCCAGGCGCCGGCAGGATGGACGAACTCTGCCGGTGCGTGGCAGCGTCCCTCTGCCTCTCCCACGGGATGAGGAAGGACGCAGAGTGCTGGCTTATCCTTCTCGGGGGGCCGAAGGCGCCAAAGACGATCCGTTTTTCAGGCGACGGCATGAGAAATCTCAGCCCCGACGAGCGGAACATTGCCGGCCTCATCAAGAAGGCCCTTGCCCTCCCCTGCGGCACGGTCTTCCGGGAGTCAACTCCCGGGGTCTCTGCGCGCAAGGGCGGTCTTGCCGAGGTGCTCGCCGGGTGCGGGTGCGCGGTGCTCGACGAGGGAGGGGAGGACGTGCGGAAGGTTTCGTCCCTTCCCGACACTTTCCTCCTCTCCGACCACCTGAACTTTACCGACGAAGAACAGGAGGCGATAGCAGGGCTGCCGGCGTACTCCCTCGGCCCTGCCGTCCTCCATGCCGACCAGGCGATTGTGGTCCTGCAGAACGAGCAGGACAGGAGAGAGAGAGGATGGATCTGATCGAGACGGTCGGGGCGATCCTTGAGTATGGCCCGATCTGTGATCATTGCCTCGGGCGTTTCTTCGGGAAACGCTCGTTCGGGCTGTCTAATGATGAACGGGGGCATGCCCTGCGGACGGCATATGCCCTGGTGAAGAACGAGCCTTTTGCCGGAGAACCTGACGAGTGCTGGGTCTGCGGAAGGCTTTTCGACCATGTCGACCTCTGGGCCGAACGGGTCGTTGCGGCCGTGGAGGGGACCGAGCACGCAACCTTCCTTGTAGGAACGCGTGTGCCCCCCCTCATGGCCGAGAGCGAGGAGATGGTCTGGAGCGACCTCTCCCTCGCCGACCCCGAACCCCTGAAGTCGGAGGCGAACCGTGAGGTCGGCAAAGCGGTCTCGGCCCTGAACGGGAAGGTCGTCGACTTCAAGCGCCCCGACGTCGTCGCCATCCTGAACCTTGCAGAGGACAGGGTGGAGATCGAGATCAACCCGGTCTATTTCCGGGGCCGGTACTTCAAGTACGAACGGGGCATCCCGCAGACGCACTGGGACTGCCGGGTCTGCGGCGGCAAGGGGTGCGAGAGGTGTAATTTCACCGGGAAGATGTACGCCGACTCGGTCGAGGAACTCATCGGGAAGAGCGCGATGGAGGCATTTGATGCCGAGAACGCGGTTCTCCACGGTGCCGGGCGGGAGGACATCGATGCCCGGATGATCGGGAGCGGTCGTCCTTTCGTGATGGAAATGATGAACCCCCGGAAGAGAGATGTGGATCTCGCCGAACTCGAGGCTGAGATCAACCGGTATGCCGAAGACCGCGTTGGGGTGAAACTGACCGGATGGAGTTCTCACTCCGAAGTGGAAACCCTTAAATCGAACAAAGCGCATAAAAAATACAGGATTCTCGTTGAGGTCGGTGGAGAGATCTCCATAGACGAACTCAGATCCGCACTTGTCCTGTTGAACGGGGCAGTGATCCACCAGCGCACCCCACAAAGGGTTGCACACCGGAGGGCCGATCTGATCCGGGATCGCCAGGTGATCGACATCCAGTCGCCCGGGATGCAGGATGGCAGGTTTGTCATCGAGGTCGTCGGCGAGGCCGGACTGTATATCAAGGAACTGGTCTCGGGCGACAGCGGGCGGACGAATCCCAGTCTTGCCGGGATCCTGGGCAAAGACGCTCATGTAACCAGCCTCGATGTAGTGCTGGTGGAAGAACCAGGGAGTGGTGAATGCAATGGCACATCATAACGGTCCAAGGAAGAAGACACGGTATAAGTTTAAGAAGGATCTCAGACGCCGCGGTCTGGTCCCTCTCACGGCAGTGATCCAGAAGTTCGAGATGGGGCAGAAGGTCCACATTGTCTGTGAACCGAGCATCCAGAAAGGAATGCCCCACCGCAGGTTCCACGGGAAGACCGGCACCGTTATCGGCCAGCGCGGCCGTGCATGGCTTGTCGAGATCCCGGACGGAAATGCAACGAAGATTGTAATTTCGAGACCACAACATCTAAAGCCTCAGAGGCAATAAATCTGCACGAGTGATTGGCATGAAGGTTAAAGGAGTTATCAGCGAAGAGCGGGTCACCCTCCCTGATATGAGGGATCAACTCTCTCGGGTTGACGCAAAGCGCCGTGAGGCAGGGCAGGAGATGTCCTATGAACTCCGCCAGAGCATTGAGCATGCCAATCACCTTTCCAAGACGACAGCGGAACAGTCCCGTGCCCTGGTAGACTCCCTTCTCTCCCTTGAGAAGATGAAACCCGACATCGCCTACCGGATCGCCAACATCATGCCCCAGTCAAGGGACGAGTTGAGAGCGATCTACGCCAAAGAGCGGTACACGCTCACCGGCGAGGAACTCGATGCTATTCTGGAGATGGTGATCACCCACCTCTGAGGGGTTTCTATGAAGGCTGAGAAAAAGGAGATCTACGCAGTAGTTGTGGATGTACTTCTTCAGGGACGTGCTGACGACCCGAAACCGGTCTTCAAGCGCGATCCTATCGTGCAGGCGGTCGGGACCGACCAGTTCAAGCTCCTTGAACTGATCCCGAAGAAGGGCGCCGATATCCAGATCCATGATACGGTCTATATCGGGGACGAGGCGCGGGACAAGGTCGAGCGGGTGAAACGCCGGATCGGGCTATCCGATCTGACGAACATGGCACGGCTCGAACTCCCCTTTGCTATCGAGACGATCGTGAAGGCGAACGAGGTACGCTTCGTTACGTTCTTCAATACGGCTGTCCCGATCACGCCGAAGCTCCACATGTTCCACCTGTTGCCGGGCGTCGGAAAGAAACTGATGTGGGAACTTATTCAGGAAAGAGAGAAGAGGCCCTTTGAGAGCTTCGAGGATATTTCCCAGAGGATCAAGTCCCTGCCAGGCCCGGTGAAGCTGATCGTCGGACGGGTGCTCGAGGAGCTCGAGGACCCTGAGGTGAAGTATCGTCTGTTTACGGCAAAATGAAGGCACGGCACGACCAGCATTTCCTCACCGACCGGCGGGCTGTCAGGCGAATCGTCGCCCTCGCTCCTGTTTCCGGACGGCGGGTGCTCGAAATCGGGCCCGGGGAGGGGGTGCTGACCGCCGAACTTCTTTCGGCCGGGGCGAGTGTCGTTGCAATCGAACTCGACGGTGCCCTGGTCGAGGATTTGTCCTCTCGTTTTGCCGTGGAGATGGCGTCAGGACAGTTTGAACTTGTCCATGGCGACGCCGTGAAGATTCCGTATCCGTCCTTCGATATTGTCGTCGCAAATCTCCCCTATTCTGCCTCGTCCCCGATCACCTTCCGCCTCCTTGACGCGGGCTTTGAGAGTGCGGTGCTGATGTACCAGCGCGAGTTTGCCGAGAGGATGGCGGCGCCTGTGGGGACGCCGGAGTGTGGCCGCCTCTCTGTGATGGTCCAGACGTACGCCGACGTGGAACTCTGCTTCAACCTCAAGCCCGGGGCTTTCTCCCCGCCGCCGCAGGTCGCTTCGACGGTGGTCCGCCTCACGCCGCACGATCCGCCGTACTTTATTGCGGACCGCGGGGTGTACGCGGACGTGGTGCGGGAACTTTTCTCCCACCGGCGAAAGACGGTGCGGAATGGTCTCCGCGGCGGGCGTGCCGCCCTCGGTAAGGAGAACGTGGAGAGGGTGGTCCGCGAACTCCCTGAGGAGATCCTCTCGATGCGGCCGGAGGAGTTGTCCCTGATGGTGTTCGCGATGATCGCAAATCTCTGCGTGCCTGCGGAAGAGTGAGTTTTTCCGTCATCCGGGTACAGACCCGGACTCCCGCACTGCCCTCCGATCCCCATTCCCGCTCGCACTCCTGAGGGCCTCCGCGACTCCGGGGTGAGGAGATCGGTTCCGGCAGGAGCATGCGCCCGATGGGGATCGGGCCATTTTCTTTTTTCCGACGCGAAGACCAATTGATCACAATCGACATATATTGTATTAAATATACAATTGGTCATGGATGCCCGAACAGGCGTCTCGCGGGAGGTCGGGCAGATTCGTTCTGCATGCAAGGCCCGGTTCCTCGTATGCCCCTGAATGGTTTCGGGTGTCACCGCGGATGGTCGCTGCAATCCGCGGCCCTCCGGGGAGATGCAGAAAGAGGTGTCGAAGATGAAGACAGAATTAGGCTTTGTGCTGGTGGCACTGCTGCTTGCGACCATGAGCATGCCGGCGGGTGCCGTGCCCGAAGACCCGGACGGGATCGGGGTTCTGCCCGCAATAGTTGTGGGGAGCATGTCCACGGGCGGCGACGGCGATACGGCAGGCGTGTCTGGTTTGGGGCCTCTCACCGCTCCGGCAGGACAGAACACCTTCACGGCGACGTACACTCATGTCAACGACAGGAAATATGACGGACAGGGAGCAATCTTCCGTCTGACAGTCTATGATGCGCATGGCGTGGCGCACACGACCGAAAAAAAGGTCGACTCCGCGGCCAGCGGTGAAATCAGCGTGACTTTCAATTCGCAGGGCAGCGGCGATGCCCAGTATGAACTGTGGTGCGAGACGCACGACCTCTTCGATAGGGAGACGGCATCGGCCCTTGACTACGACGATCTCGACTATGTCTGAAGGGTGATCTGTGTGAATGGCAAAATACTGTACAGCATTGTCCTGGTCCTTGTCCTTGCCGGTGCCCTGGCATATGCGATGTCGTACGCCAGGGAGGACGTTATCGTGGATACCTTCGAGTCCGGCGGCAGGGTCGTCTTTCATGACAACGACTCCCATGGTACTTTCCACCTTGGTGTGGCTTCTGCCGACTTCGAGAAAAATGCAGTTTTTTCGAGTTCTTTCTCTTCAATCGAGACGGGGACGGGAACGAGCACCTTCACCGCCGTATGGAAGAGTATCCGGGAGAATACATTCGGCGGCGCGAAGACGGCCGTCTTCACCCTGACGGTCTGGGATCCCGCGGGTGTGCTGCACAGCACCACCCATGAATCACGGGGGGTTTCTTCCGGGACGCTGAGCATCTCCTTCTCCCCGCATGGACCCGGAGAGGGTCGGTTTTTGCTCACGTCGACCATCTCAGAGAGCAGGCTGAACTTCTCGACTCCCCTCTTCACATAATAGTGATGGGATGGATATGAACGGAAAAACCGGAGCCATGAAACATGGTGTCGACATGGGACTGGACAATGGCATGCACCCGGAAAAGTATCTCCCCCTGATGAAGGGGGCGCTCCTCCGCCCGGCAAAAATCTTCGGGGATGTGCGGGAGGAGACGGCTAGAACAATTCTCGGCTACGGCCTCGGGATCATCTGTCTCAATCTCATCCTGACCTTTCTTCTCGGAACGACCGGCCGCACGCCGGGCCTTCAGGTGCCTGCGGTGGTCGCATCCCTGCTTGCCGTGCCGCTCGGCGCCCTCTGGCTCCATCTCTGGATATACGCCGCCGGTGGGCGGGAGGGGATGGGGAGCACCTTCCGCCTGGTCCTTGTCGCCCTGACCCCCGCGGCCCTTCTTGGCTGGATGCCGGGTGTCGCCCTCTTTGGCTTCCTCTGGTCTCTCGTCATCCTCTTCGTGGGCCTGCGGGAGATGTATCACATCCCGGCGCCACGGGCGGCCGCCGTCCTCCTCCTCACCTGCGGCATCTCCCTCGTCCTGCCGGCCGTCATCGCCATGCTCCCTGGCTTCACGGTCTTCTGGCCGACGATCTGGCAGGTCACCTGGGTCTGAGGGGCGTCTCCCGACAGTGAAGAAGATGAAAGATCATGAAAAAGACGGCAATCGTGTGTTTGGGACTTGTAGCGGCCTTCATGCTTGCCGGACCTTACAGCCTCGTTTCAATCTGTCCTGCCGGTGACGACTGCTATGTCGTGACCGTCGGCGAGGTCGGGAGATGACCGTCAGGCCGCGGCCGACTCCCTGTCCTGCCCCGTCCTATCTTCTCCGAAGGTCGTATCCCTGAGCGCCCCGGCGGCCTCGGCCGTGAGGCGATAGCGGGTCGCCCTGCCGTTCCTCTCGGACTCGACAATCCCATCGGCGATGAGGCGCTTCATGTGCCATGCGACCGTGGGCCCGGCGACGCCGACGGCCCCTGCGATCTCGGACTGGGAGAGGTCGGGCGTCTCCAGAAGGAGGGTAAGGATCTGCTCTTCGGTGGGGCTCCTGAGGTGAAGGAGAATGGTCTGCTCCATCGGCCCGCAGGTGTTTTTACTCTCGAAATACCCGGTCAGGCTGTCCCTCCGGACGGCCCTGATCAAGTGCGCCGCCCTCAGGCAAATGATGTGATACTGCGCCGTGCCGCGGCTGATCCCGGTCACGTGCACGATCTCCGCGAACGAGATGCCCGGACTCTCCCTGATGCAGGCGTAGATCGCCTTTCTCTTCTCGTTGTCGAGGGGGTGGCGCCTGCGGTCCCTTGCGGCGATGACGATGGCGCCGCTGAGGGAGAAGATGATATCTATGATCGGGTATGTCCATTTAGGGCTGTGGATGATGGCGAAATACGATGCCAACCGCATGGGCGGGACCGTCCACCAGGGCACGAAATATTCGTCGTCCACATTGATCATATCTGTGGGCATTTCCGACGGCCCTGGCTCGAAGACGATCTTTGCCGCTGCAGGGT
The Methanofollis sp. DNA segment above includes these coding regions:
- a CDS encoding YIP1 family protein, with the translated sequence MNGKTGAMKHGVDMGLDNGMHPEKYLPLMKGALLRPAKIFGDVREETARTILGYGLGIICLNLILTFLLGTTGRTPGLQVPAVVASLLAVPLGALWLHLWIYAAGGREGMGSTFRLVLVALTPAALLGWMPGVALFGFLWSLVILFVGLREMYHIPAPRAAAVLLLTCGISLVLPAVIAMLPGFTVFWPTIWQVTWV
- a CDS encoding DUF655 domain-containing protein, whose product is MKAEKKEIYAVVVDVLLQGRADDPKPVFKRDPIVQAVGTDQFKLLELIPKKGADIQIHDTVYIGDEARDKVERVKRRIGLSDLTNMARLELPFAIETIVKANEVRFVTFFNTAVPITPKLHMFHLLPGVGKKLMWELIQEREKRPFESFEDISQRIKSLPGPVKLIVGRVLEELEDPEVKYRLFTAK
- a CDS encoding RNA polymerase Rpb4 family protein; translated protein: MKVKGVISEERVTLPDMRDQLSRVDAKRREAGQEMSYELRQSIEHANHLSKTTAEQSRALVDSLLSLEKMKPDIAYRIANIMPQSRDELRAIYAKERYTLTGEELDAILEMVITHL
- a CDS encoding 50S ribosomal protein L21e, translated to MAHHNGPRKKTRYKFKKDLRRRGLVPLTAVIQKFEMGQKVHIVCEPSIQKGMPHRRFHGKTGTVIGQRGRAWLVEIPDGNATKIVISRPQHLKPQRQ
- the trmY gene encoding tRNA (pseudouridine(54)-N(1))-methyltransferase TrmY; translation: MRRFVVVGHLACTDPDFSFNDLPGAGRMDELCRCVAASLCLSHGMRKDAECWLILLGGPKAPKTIRFSGDGMRNLSPDERNIAGLIKKALALPCGTVFRESTPGVSARKGGLAEVLAGCGCAVLDEGGEDVRKVSSLPDTFLLSDHLNFTDEEQEAIAGLPAYSLGPAVLHADQAIVVLQNEQDRRERGWI
- the ftsY gene encoding signal recognition particle-docking protein FtsY encodes the protein MFEGLKNKLQGIREKFGKSIGDAAGPDVREEERPVTIPAPQPETVSKPVLPEARKAPVEPEKAVPVPVKIVPVEPKKPEGLASRFKSLVIERELIVSEKDIEEPLTDLEMVLLENDVALEVSDAILAYMREDLVGKHRKIGTPVDEIVSTALRGALLRVLGDGFDLPAYIDSHEKPVKILVTGVNGTGKTTSIAKMAHYLMENGYSVVLGAGDTFRAGAIEQIAEHGRRLNVKVIHHQEGSDPAAVLFDTVDYAKAHGIDVVLGDTAGRFHNRKNLMNQLDKIRRVVKPDLVVYVDEAVAGNDAVVRAKDFNYLVGTDAVMLTKADMDPRGGAAISIAQTIGKPILFLGTGQAYGDIVPFRPEAVVDELLGVEK
- a CDS encoding tRNA pseudouridine(54/55) synthase Pus10: MDLIETVGAILEYGPICDHCLGRFFGKRSFGLSNDERGHALRTAYALVKNEPFAGEPDECWVCGRLFDHVDLWAERVVAAVEGTEHATFLVGTRVPPLMAESEEMVWSDLSLADPEPLKSEANREVGKAVSALNGKVVDFKRPDVVAILNLAEDRVEIEINPVYFRGRYFKYERGIPQTHWDCRVCGGKGCERCNFTGKMYADSVEELIGKSAMEAFDAENAVLHGAGREDIDARMIGSGRPFVMEMMNPRKRDVDLAELEAEINRYAEDRVGVKLTGWSSHSEVETLKSNKAHKKYRILVEVGGEISIDELRSALVLLNGAVIHQRTPQRVAHRRADLIRDRQVIDIQSPGMQDGRFVIEVVGEAGLYIKELVSGDSGRTNPSLAGILGKDAHVTSLDVVLVEEPGSGECNGTS
- a CDS encoding signal recognition particle protein Srp54; translated protein: MLDSLSSSLKDALKKIAGKTVVDRAAVEELVRSLQRALLQADVNVKLVMQLSQSIKTRALDEEPPKGMNVREHVLRIVYQELVSLMGGAGKVDLAPQTILMAGLQGSGKTTTTAKLARYFQRKGLKVGLVCADTFRPGAYSQLATLAGKINVPIFGDPDETDALKIVREGIKHFAGAEVVIIDTQGRHALEDDLIEEIVNINEIARPEHRWLVIDAALGQQASEQARRFNEAIGIDGVLITKMDGTAKGGGALSAVSETKSGIVFIGAGETIDDLERFEPDGFISRLLGMGDLKALAEKAEEVMADEEMDVNAMLRGKFTLRDMYKQLEAVNKMGPLKQVMSMLPLGGLQIPDDAYDVTSTKMDRYKVIMDSMTNVELEDPQVISGSHVQRISRGAGVSPDDVRELLKYYRTMQKALKGMRGSKFSMQRMMKRFGKMQ
- a CDS encoding winged helix-turn-helix transcriptional regulator, whose amino-acid sequence is MEKIDPCIVLTLVLLLLVTGNPAAAKIVFEPGPSEMPTDMINVDDEYFVPWWTVPPMRLASYFAIIHSPKWTYPIIDIIFSLSGAIVIAARDRRRHPLDNEKRKAIYACIRESPGISFAEIVHVTGISRGTAQYHIICLRAAHLIRAVRRDSLTGYFESKNTCGPMEQTILLHLRSPTEEQILTLLLETPDLSQSEIAGAVGVAGPTVAWHMKRLIADGIVESERNGRATRYRLTAEAAGALRDTTFGEDRTGQDRESAAA
- the pfdA gene encoding prefoldin subunit alpha is translated as MDEADPRELQSLQYYLNEYGQQAEVFARQLEMLEQQRLESLAAVETLQSLGGAEDGTVLLPLGGGVSVRVQVPDPDQVLVAIGAGVTVGRSSAGAVSYLEDRARELEASEKKLSETIEKIRAQMNEIAARLDAAYRQQQTAPGR
- the rpl18a gene encoding 50S ribosomal protein L18Ae produces the protein MQSYEITGACLIGDSWQPFTKVVSAPNEDVAREHVFTDIGSKHRLKRNYISIKGVTVVGE
- the rsmA gene encoding 16S rRNA (adenine(1518)-N(6)/adenine(1519)-N(6))-dimethyltransferase RsmA; this encodes MKARHDQHFLTDRRAVRRIVALAPVSGRRVLEIGPGEGVLTAELLSAGASVVAIELDGALVEDLSSRFAVEMASGQFELVHGDAVKIPYPSFDIVVANLPYSASSPITFRLLDAGFESAVLMYQREFAERMAAPVGTPECGRLSVMVQTYADVELCFNLKPGAFSPPPQVASTVVRLTPHDPPYFIADRGVYADVVRELFSHRRKTVRNGLRGGRAALGKENVERVVRELPEEILSMRPEELSLMVFAMIANLCVPAEE